The Thalassotalea agarivorans region TTGCTCTACTAATCCGATGGCACCACCATCTGCTGCTTCAGGCGAAATATGACCAATCGATAAACCAGACGTACCGCCAGAAAAACGGCCATCGGTGATCAAGGCGCACTTAGTGCCCAAGCCCATCGATTTAAGGTAAGTGGTTGGGTAAAGCATTTCTTGCATACCTGGGCCACCTTTAGGGCCTTCATAGCGAATAACAACAACTTCACCCGCCACGACTTTGCCGGACAAAATGCCGTCAACCGCATCGTCTTGGCTTTCGAAAATATGGGCAGGTCCGGTAAAGGTTAGGTTTTCTTCTGCAACGCCGGCAGTTTTAACAATACAACCATCTAGTGCGACGTTACCTGATAACACCGCTAAGCCACCGTCTTGAGAAAAGGCGTGTTCTTTACTTCGAATACAGCCATTTTCGCGGTCGTCATCGAGCGTATCCCATCGTGTATCTTGGCTAAAGGCTTGTGTTGTGCGAATACCCGCTGGGCCTGCACGATAAAAGGTTTTAACGTCTTCGTCTTCGGTTACTTTAACGTCGTAGCGCGAAAGATGTTCAGCAAGCGATGTTCCCAGTACGTTTTTAACACTGGTATCAAGCAAGTTTGCACGTGCTAACTCACCTAAAATACCGATAACACCACCAGCGCGATGGACATCTTCCATATGATATTTTTGCGTAGACGGTGCCACTTTACATAAATGAGGAACGATGCGAGATAAACGGTCGATATCGTCCATAGTAAAATCTATACCAGCTTCTTGTGCTGCGGCTAATAAATGCAATACCGTGTTGGTTGAACCGCCCATGGCGATATCCAAGCACATCGCGTTTTCAAACGCAGCTTTACTAGCAATATTGCGAGGCAGGGCAGACTCGTCTTCGTCTTGATAATAACGCTTAGTTAGCTTAACGATTTCGTCACCTGCTTTAAGGAAAAGCTGTTTACGATCCGCATGGGTTGCCAACATTGAGCCGTTACCCGGTAACGCAATCCCTAATGCTTCAGCCAAGCAGTTCATCGAGTTTGCGGTGAACATACCAGAACATGAACCACAGGTTGGGCAAGCACTGCGTTCTACTTGTGCGGCTTGCTCGTCTGATACGTTTGGATCGGCACCTTGAATCATGGCATCAACAAGGTCTAATTTGATGATTTGATCCGATAGCTTGGTTTTACCCGCTTCCATTGGGCCACCTGAAACAAAAATCACCGGTATGTTTAATCGCATTGCCGCCATCATCATACCCGGCGTGATTTTGTCACAGTTGGAAATACACACCATAGCATCAGCACAGTGCGCATTGACCATGTATTCCACTGAATCAGCAATAAGATCGCGAGAAGGTAAGCTATACAACATACCGCTATGGCCCATTGCAATGCCATCGTCAACAGCAATGGTATTAAACTCTTTTGCTACGCCGCCTGCTTCTTCAATCGCACCAGCAACGAGTTGCCCCATATCTTTCAAGTGAACGTGACCTGGAACAAACTGTGTAAACGAGTTTACAACCGCAATAATCGGCTTGCCAAAGTCGCCATCGGTCATGCCGGTGGCTCGCCACAGTGCACGTGCACCTGCCATATTACGGCCTTGCGTTGATGTGGCTGATCTTAATTTTGGCATTATATAACTTCCTTCTATCTAACTTTTTTGCTTGTTTTTAGGGCGCTCGTTAGTCGTTAACTGACTCTAACCAGCCCCATTTGTCTTCTGTACTGCCGTCGAAAATACCGAAAAAGGCTTCTTGCAACGCTTTAGTTACAGGGCCTCTGCTGCCAGTACCTACGGCAATACCATCTACTGATTTCACTGGCACGATTTCAGTTGCTGTACCTGTCATGAAAAATTCATCGGCAAGGTATAGTGATTCGCGTGAAATCGGCTCTTCTCTTACTTCGTACCCTAGATCGCGTGCAAGCGTAATTACTGTGTCGCGCGTTAAACCTGGCAGAATTGATGCCGTGCTAAATGGCGTGTAGATCACACCCTTGCGCACTAGGAATAAGTTTTGACCCGCTCCTTCACTGACCATGTTGTTAACATCGAGTGCGATACCTTCAGTGTAACCGTGGCGCGCAGCTTCCATAGAGATAAGCTGTGACGATAAATAGTTTCCGCCTGCTTTAGCCGCTGTAGGCATAGTGTTTGGTGCTAGGCGATTCCAACTTGATACGCCAACTTCAACGCCACCTTCAATCGCATCTGCGCCTAAATAAGCTTCCCAGCCAAAAGCCGCGACCATTAGGTCTGCTTTTGCATCTAGCGGTGGACGAAGTCCCATACCAATATCACCAAGAAATGCTAACGGGCGAAGGTAAGCGGCATTTAGCTTGTTTTTTACCACAGCGTCTTTACACGCTTGCTTTACTTCTTCGTTAGTGAAAGGGATATCCATACGATAAACTTTTGCTGAATCAAACAAACGATCGATGTGTTCTTGTAGTCTGAAAATGCAGGTGCCTTTGTGCGTGTTGTATGCGCGAATACCTTCAAAAACAGAAGAACCGTAATGCAGGGCGTGGCTCATCACATGAACTGTTGCATTCTCCCAAGGCATGAGCTCACCATTGAACCAAATTAAATCTGCATGTACTTTAGCCATAATATGTTTCCTAAAATGTATTGAATCTAACGCCGAAGCGTTTTCGTTACGCCTGTGTGTGGCGTAAAAAGTGCAAAAATTATCCCTTAGCGCCAGTAAAAATAAAAGGTTAAAAGCGCTCTATTTGCTCAATATCGACAATCTTTTGCAGTTGTGTTGTTAATTTAGAAAGACACTTATCGCTTTCTAATACTAATTTTATCTGCCAATGGCTATTTTCAAGCGTCATATCGGCGCCAACGACGTCAAACCCACGATAGCGAGAGACCTGTAAAATACGTTCTAAAACAGTGCTTTCCTGCGCTGCTTGAATGTTTAGCTGATAACTATTCATTAGGTACTCTCCAACATTTTGTCGTTTGCGGTTTCAGGTGGTACTAGTGGCCAAACATTTTCTAGGGCGTCGATACACACTTGTAATAAATATGGTCCTTTATGCGCCAACATGTCGTCGATTGCGTCTTCTACTTCGACTTTTTCGGTTACGCGTTTTGCTTGCATGCCAAACGCTTGCGCTAGCGCGACAAAGTCGGGGTTATCCGACAGGTCGGTTTCGCTGTAGCGTTGGTCAAAAAATAGTTGTTGCCACTGCCTAACCATGCCAAGTCGTTCGTTATCTATCAGCACAATTTTTACCGGTAAATTAAAGCGTTTTATGGTGCTTAGTTCTTGTACGTTCATCATGAACGAACCGTCGCCAGTAACAGCAATAACCGTGTCATTTGGGCGCGATACTTGAGCACCAATCGCTGCTGGCAAACCAAAGCCCATAGTGCCAAGGCCACCGCTAGTTAAGAAGTTTTTAGGGTTAGTAAAAAGCATGTGCTGTGCTGCCCACATTTGGTGTTGGCCAACATCAGTCGTTACTACTGCATTTTCGCCCATTTTAATGCTAAGTTGCTTCAACATAGCAGGAGCAAAAATGCCTTTATGTGGCGTTTCATATTGCCACTTAAAATCACGCTTATATTGTTCGCAACGCTCACGCCAGTCGTTGATATCTAGCGGGATCGCTAACGCGTTTAAATTGACCTTTAAATCGCCCAACATGCTGGCGTCAGCTACACGGCGTTTGTTCACTTCAGCAGGGTCGATATCAAGGTGAATTATTTTGGCATTTGGCGCAAATTCTGCCAATTTTCCAGTAACTCGATCATCAAATCGCGCGCCGACAGCAAGCAGTAAGTCCGCCTCTTGTACCGCTAAATTTGCTGCTTTGGTGCCATGCATCCCTAACATGCCCAAGTAATATGGACAAAATGGATTGGCGGTGCCAAGCCCTTTCAATGTAGATACGCTAGGCATGTTGGTGGTTTTCATAAAAGCGCGCAATTCTGGTACCGCTTCAGCCATTCCCACGCCGCCGCCGACATACAAAATTGGCTTCTTCGCTTGTGCCAGTAAAGCCAGTGCTTTGCCTGCATTTGCTGGCTCTTTACTTTGTTTTTGAGCATGACCTAAAGGAAACGCTGGAGCGTCAAATTTAGCGATTTGTAAATCTTTTGGAATATCAATCAACACCGGACCTTGGCGACCGCTAGTCGCTATTTCAAACGCTTTGGCTACGATGCTTGGAATGTCTTCGGCGCGTTTTACTTGGAAACAATGTTTGGTGCAGGCAAGTGATAAGCCGATAATATCAACTTCCTGAAAGGCGTCGCCGCCCATTGCTGCGGTGGCTACTTGGCCAGTTATGGCGATAACTGGAATAGAATCGGCCATAGCATCTGCAAGGCCCGTGATTAGGTTGGTAGCACCTGGGCCTGATGTGGCGAAACAAACACCGACTTTACCGCTAGCTCTGGCATAACCCACCGCAGAAAATGACGCACCTTGTTCGTGGCGACACAAAAAATGTTTGATCTCACTGTCGTAGAGCGCATCGTAGATTGGCATGATAGCGCCGCCGGGATAACCGAATACGTGCGCAACACCATGATGCTGCAATGCTTTTAATAGAGCCTGACTTCCTGTGATTTGCTGTGCCATTTTTGTTGCCTTTAAGAACTAAAAAACCCCCGGTCCTTTGTGGAGCGAGGGTTTATCGAATATGCTTTTTCTTTAGCTCGAAAACATCCCTCGCGTTGATTTAATAATCACCACGACAAGAATGTTAATAATAATGAGGCTAAAGTTTTTCATTGTTTCTCTGTTTGTTTCTTGGTCAATTGACCATCTATTTAAATTAGTAGCACAGGTTTCTTGGCTTTAACAAGCTTTTTTTAGAACAAACTTATACCTTTTTGGGTTTTTACTCTAAAAAGTGGTTATAAGGGAGGGGGTAGTGCTCATGGTTATTTCGCTTTGATGGGGCACGTCACTGTTGTTCATAGGAACGAGGGACACGCAGGCGAGCTGCTGGGAACAGGGGACGTGAAAAATGTCGTCATCCCGACCTTATCGCGAAACATTCTTAGTTAAACTGAGAGTACTTGCGTACATATATCACTCCTAAAGGAGTAATAGTCCAGGGGTGTTGCGTGACACCCCTAGGACATACCCCCACGCCCCAATTCGGTTTGACGACCCCGCTATCATTTTTTAATGATGTCGATGTACCGTCTCAATAGCACATCCCTGTCCTATTTCACCTTGTTCTTCGTCCATGAAGAACTTATACATGATCATCAAAAAATGCTATCGGCAACCCTCAATGGGGACACGGTTATGTTGCACTGCTCGTTTTGTTTGCTTAGTTTCGATGTTTAAGGGCTTTATAGCCAAAATACGATAGAGTGCGTCGCCTCGTCATTCCGCACTTGATACGGAACTCATTTTATTTTGCGTTGTTTTTCTGATTTACTAAGATTTTAGTTTGGAGCGTTACCGTCTATTAGGCGGGTGTCTCTTGGTTGGTCGTATCAACAAAAATTTATTTGCCTTGGATGAAGTCAATTTTTTCAGTGTTATTTTAGTTTTGTTTTTAGTTCATGTTTTATGCGCTTGTATCGTATTCGTGCTAATTCTAAAGAGAATCGATGGTTTGAAAAAGCTAAAGCGCAACAAGTATATTGTCGCGCATATTGATAGGCTTGAAAGCTACAAATTGTTAGTCCTAGTGTTGCCAGTTATTGGCCCAATCATTGGTTGGGCTATATCGAACGGGCTTGACACTGGAATCACTGAAACTGGATTAAAAGTAAATGATTCTGGTGGAACTAGTGCAGATTTCGATTCGGAGTAATAGCTTTTATAGATGGGTCTTAACTTACAATGGTTGAAGTATCATCATGAATAAAAACAAACATGCGATTGTTGTTCCATTTGGGCTGATTATCGGTACAACGATAGGACTTTTTCTAGATATTTATCAGATAAATGTCTTCGGAGACGTAGGTTTGGGCATTGTATTTATGCCTTTGGTAGGCCTGTTTTTAGGTATTGTAGTTAGTCACTTTTTAGATAAGAAATCTAGTTTATAGACTGGCTGTAAGCGATAACCATTTATCGCCCATCAGTCCATCATTCATCAATTCACAGCAAACGTAACGAGCAGTGCAACATAACCAAGACATAACAATAGGTGAGTACAGGGACTTGCAGGCGCTTTGTGGTTATGAGTTTGATGAGCAACTAGAGGCTAACGACTGGGTTAGCCAGAGTTACGATAACAATGATTGGTTGTTTGATTAGGCGAGACCTATATCTGCTGGGTGAGACACTTTTACTATGCTTGTTGGGGAGTTTGTATCTTGAGTGTTATATGACAATCTAAAGCCCTGTTCTCTGGAGCATACAATCTTCGCTTTGGAGTTAAAAGAAAGCGTTAGGAAATCTTCAATGTAAGATGGGGGCTTTGAGTTAGGCGTAAACTTCATAACATCTGTGTACAAACTTGCAAACTCAGTAAACGGATTTAAGAAGGAATACAAGTGAGGGGCTTTACTTGCTTGGAGGCTCTCTGACCCTGTAACAGCCTCATTAACATAGTGCTGCAACTTGACCCAGCATGTGTTGGAGTAGCTTTTGACACCTGTATAATTCTCAAGGTTTTTTATAGATTCCTGAATCTTAGAAGCCATATTAAAAATAGCTATTCTAGTCTCTTCATCATCTTGCTTAGAATCTAATTTCATTAGTCCATGTATAAATTCAAAAGCCTCCTCATAGTATCCCTTTATTTCTAGTTTTACAGAGTCGTCAATCGCTAAATGCCCATCCTTGGCTAGAGGAAAAAACACATTGTGAAGCATTCTTGCATCCATCATTTCATAGGTTTTTGCAGCATACTTAGGCTTTGCGTTGTGGATGTATTTTTCGAACTCTTCGAGATGCTTGTAATAGTTGCTGAAGTTGTTCTGGACTTGAGATAACTCTATTTGTCTTTTGGTTTGCTCGCTTCTGTGATTGGCTGCAAAGACAGCTATGATAGGGATAAGCAAGGAGAGGACACCTAAAGGTACTTTAAAGTTAGATACAGAAACGTTAAAGCAAGAAGATGTAAAGCAACTAGAGTAATCTCCGTTAATCAGAATAAGGCAAGCAACGACAACAGCTGAAATTATTACAAGAACAAACGTACACCTAACAACAGCAAGCTCAAAGAATGCTTTATCTGGGTCAAACCAATTTGTTTTCTTAATATCTGTCATCTCAATTCCTATAGTCCTTTATCGGATTGGGTATGTTAACTGAAGATAGCTACTTATTTTTAAAGGGATTGCTCACCGTTAGAATAAACCGTTACGGTTGGAGGTCTATGACCACACAGCTTTTACTTTATTGTTTTGAAGAATGTCCGTTAGGAACCTTTTGCCTTCGTCAGTAAGTTTGTAGTAATTAAAACCGTCTTTCTTATCTAATTTTTCTAAATATCCAATAATACGAAGTTTATCTAAGGCAGCATTTACAGCTGAAGTAACAAGACCTTTATTCTTGCCATTCACATTTATATCAAACCCAACTTCTTTTACAGTTTCGTCTTCTGACCTCATTGCACGCTCTAAAAGCACTGAGGAAAGCTCTATATCCTTTGCGTGATTTGGGTTCTCTCTGGATAGATTTAGTTTATCTGCTACTGAATTTCTCAAATAGTGCTGACCATCAGCCGTTGTGAAGTACCTTCTAACAGACTCGTTGTACTCCATTCTATCCTGCTTACTCTCTTTTGGTGTAGCTGACTTCGATGCAGATTTAATTATGTCTTTAAACAGTTCACTAGGAGGAACAGCTGGGATATCGGTTCCATTTGTCAAATCATTATCTTTTTCAGACTCTTCGCTACGAACCAAGCTTTGTAGGGCTTCTATCTGCTCATCTTTCTCTCTAAGCTTTTCCTTAAACTCCTTTTCCTTTGTATTCATTAAGTTGATTAGAGCTGCCTTTTCCGCTTTGGATATTGGCGCTAGGTTGGGAACTGACCATCTTGAAAGAGACTTACCTAAATTCTCTGCAATCGTCCATAAGCTAATAGCAATCTCTTTTACTAGAGGGAAGAGGGTTACGTACAAAAAGGAAACAAGTAATGGGTAATAAAAGTTTGTATTTATATCAGAATAAACTGACTCAATATGGGTAATTTTTTGAATAGTTGTACCATCTCCTGTCATGAAGAAATAGATACCTTTCCAGTTGAAAAAAATCCAAGCAACTAAGAAGCCACTGGTGAAGGGGTTTACAATACGCTCTTTAGCGCCATCTATGATTGAGTCAAACAATCCTTTTACTGAACTTAAGAAATCCATGTCTTTGATATTATTGTTGGTTTGAGTTGATTATGACATAAGTGATTGAAATGTGTATACCTTTACATTTGAATTGGGTGTAATCTAGGAATAGATTTGAAGTAGAGATAGTGATTATGAAGTCTGGTTTTTTATTTGTCTGTAGACACCCCTCCGATCCATTGTTAATTAAAGTTGGTTATACAACTGGAACAATAAAGAAGGCTTTAGAGCGCATTAACACTAATGCTTCAAAAGAAGCTGGTCAGATAGTTAAAGATACAGGTAAGGACTGGAAAGTAAGCAAGAAGATTAAAGTTGATGACCCTTCTTACGCTAAGTCTGCTTTTTGGGATGCTTCTAGCCAACATGCTTTACGAGGAAACTTTGATGTATCTCGTATGGCTGATGAAGAAGTTGATATGTGTCTCAATGAAGCTCAGAAAGCTAGGAGAAAGGTAGAGACCAAGCCTAAAAGAGACAAGAACTGGATGCTACAGCAATTGGAAGGGACAGGAATTAAACTGATAGGGAATTACAGAGGTCTTATCACAAGAGTAGAGTTCGAATACCCTGATGGAGAGCGTTTTGTAGAAGTCCCTGCAAGACTTGTTCAAATGCTTAACAGACTTAGGGAAGAAACAGAATAGATAGCCTCAGGAAGGGATATAAACGGCTCATATTGAAGATCTTATCTGTTAGATGATCTACCACCTTGGAAAGGGCGTACCTCTGGGAAATCGTTTTATATTAAGCCGTTGTTTTTAGGTTTGCTTGAGAGTTCTACAAGTTATACTTGGTTTTCAATGACTTCATTATGAAGTCAACGCTGTAAGAAAATCCCTCTGGCTTTTCACTGAAGCACATTATTGTGTTCGAAGTGCTTGGAGCAGCTATTGAGTATGTATATCCACCTGATGTAGTTGTTTGAGCTACGCCACTGTAATAGTTGGTTGATGTTGTTTTAGGGGTGGTTACAGTGCTTTGAGTTACTTGTTGTGATGAACCTAAGATAATGAAATGACTACATCTATGCTGCCATGAGATCTCTGCGCTTCTTAATAAGGCAAAATCTTTAGCTCTTTGAATATCTGTAGAACCATCACCCTGAAAGCTAACAGAGAACACTTTATCTCCTAACTGAGATGAGCTGTAACCGGTACCTGAAGCCCAAGAATACTTAGCATACGGTGTTGCACACGACGCAATGAGAAAAACAGAAGCAATAGCTATAGCGTATTTCATAAATTCACCATTTGATATTTGGGAGCGAAATGTAACAATTACTGCTGTAATTTTCTGTTGTGAACTTGTTGCTATTTGTCAAATGTGTGTTCAGAATATCAACCATCACTATGGTGTCAGCCACCATTGTTTCCATAGGACGAGATCCTGAATCAAGTTCAGGATGACGAGTCAAAACCTTAGCACTTCGGTCTTAGCACTTAAAAAGCACTTTAAAAATGCTGTGCTACACTTTTTAGTTAGCGAATATTGACGCTATTCAAGTTTTTACAAGGAGTGTAAAAACAATAACATGGAGGTTTGTATGGCACTTGCCTGTGTATATTCTAGGGCCCGTCTTGGGCTACATTCACCACTTGTCACCATAGAAGTTCATTTAGCCAACGGTTTACCGGCATTTAATATTGTTGGTTTGCCTGAAACATCGGTTAAAGAATCAAAAGATAGGGTGCGTAGCGCCCTGATAAATTGCGGCTATGAATTCCCAAGTAAACGTATCACGGTTAATTTAGCGCCCGCTGATCTACCCAAAGAAGGCGGAAGATTCGACTTGCCTATCGCTGTCGGCATACTTGCGGCATCAGGGCAATTACCCGCGCATTGCACGCAAGATGTTGAATATGCTGGCGAGCTAGCATTGTCTGGCGAACTAAGACCCATTGTTGGCGAAATACCGTTAGCGTTAGCATCAGCAAAGGCTGAGCGGCCGTTGTTCATGCCTTATCAGAATGCATCAATGGCTAGTCGTGTTAGCAATGCAACCATCTTTGGGGTCGAACATTTAGTACAGTTGTTTCCTCATTTTATGGGGCAAAAGCAGCTATTGCCGCAGGAACATGAGCAAGTAGTAGAGCAGCCGAGTTACTGTAGTGAGGATATGGCCGATGTTATCGGCCAGCCACTAGCAAAGCGTGCACTTGAAATCGCCGCAAGTGGCAATCACAACTTACTTTTTGTGGGCCCGCCAGGCACAGGTAAAACCATGCTAGCAACTCGGCTTAATAGCATTTTGCCACACATGACAGAAGCTGAAGCAATAGAAACCTCAGCAATCCGATCGATTACGCAACACGTGGAAGCGAATAATTGGTACAAAAGACCGTTTCGTTCACCACATCATACTGCTTCAGCGGCAGCACTCATTGGCGGTGGCAGCCACCCTAAACCGGGAGAAGTTAGCTTGGCGCACAATGGCGTATTGTTTCTTGATGAATTGCCAGAATTTGAACGCAAAGTGCTTGATGTGCTGCGCGAACCGATGGAATCTGGCGAGGTTACTATTTCACGAGCGCTGCAAAAACAAACCTTTCCTGCCAATTTTCAATTAGTGGCGGCGATGAATCCTTCGCCTACCGGATTTTACAATGACAACCGTTCAACACCTGAGCAGGTATTACGTTATTTAAATCGCCTATCGGGCCCGTTTTTAGATCGTATTGATATTCAAATAGAAGTGACAAGGCTGCCTAAGGGGCTTTTTGGCGATACTGCAGTGCAAGAAGAGTCGAGCGCTTGTGTGCGCGAACGTGTGCTGCAGTGTCGAGAGATACAAATAGCGCGGCAAGGGATGCCGAATGCAGATCTTAGTGCTAGCGATATTCGTCAATACTGCATGCTGTCAAAAGCTGATCATGAATTTCTAGAACTTGCTGTTGAAAAACTTGGTTTGTCGACGCGCACGCATCACAAGATTATTAAAATTGCCCGTACCATCGCGGATATGGCAAAGCACACAAAGATTAATCAACAGCACCTAATGGAGGCGCTGTCATACCGAGCTATGGATAGAATTTTAAGGCATTTAACCGAAGCGGTATCAGCGTAGCGCCTCAACAAATGCGTTTATCAAGGGTTGGTCTTTTTGTTGTCTTAAATGCACTAACCCTAGTTCGAATGGCGCAATAGCGTTATTGTCACTGATTTCAAACACCTTATCTTTAACCGGGCTGTTTTCAACCACTACCACTGGGGCAATGC contains the following coding sequences:
- the ilvD gene encoding dihydroxy-acid dehydratase, producing MPKLRSATSTQGRNMAGARALWRATGMTDGDFGKPIIAVVNSFTQFVPGHVHLKDMGQLVAGAIEEAGGVAKEFNTIAVDDGIAMGHSGMLYSLPSRDLIADSVEYMVNAHCADAMVCISNCDKITPGMMMAAMRLNIPVIFVSGGPMEAGKTKLSDQIIKLDLVDAMIQGADPNVSDEQAAQVERSACPTCGSCSGMFTANSMNCLAEALGIALPGNGSMLATHADRKQLFLKAGDEIVKLTKRYYQDEDESALPRNIASKAAFENAMCLDIAMGGSTNTVLHLLAAAQEAGIDFTMDDIDRLSRIVPHLCKVAPSTQKYHMEDVHRAGGVIGILGELARANLLDTSVKNVLGTSLAEHLSRYDVKVTEDEDVKTFYRAGPAGIRTTQAFSQDTRWDTLDDDRENGCIRSKEHAFSQDGGLAVLSGNVALDGCIVKTAGVAEENLTFTGPAHIFESQDDAVDGILSGKVVAGEVVVIRYEGPKGGPGMQEMLYPTTYLKSMGLGTKCALITDGRFSGGTSGLSIGHISPEAADGGAIGLVEQGDIIHIDIPKRVIELQVSDEVLAERRAAMDAKPAKWQPADRVRPISYALKNYAMLATSADKGAVRNRKLLDGEG
- a CDS encoding branched-chain amino acid transaminase, which codes for MAKVHADLIWFNGELMPWENATVHVMSHALHYGSSVFEGIRAYNTHKGTCIFRLQEHIDRLFDSAKVYRMDIPFTNEEVKQACKDAVVKNKLNAAYLRPLAFLGDIGMGLRPPLDAKADLMVAAFGWEAYLGADAIEGGVEVGVSSWNRLAPNTMPTAAKAGGNYLSSQLISMEAARHGYTEGIALDVNNMVSEGAGQNLFLVRKGVIYTPFSTASILPGLTRDTVITLARDLGYEVREEPISRESLYLADEFFMTGTATEIVPVKSVDGIAVGTGSRGPVTKALQEAFFGIFDGSTEDKWGWLESVND
- the ilvM gene encoding acetolactate synthase 2 small subunit, which gives rise to MNSYQLNIQAAQESTVLERILQVSRYRGFDVVGADMTLENSHWQIKLVLESDKCLSKLTTQLQKIVDIEQIERF
- the ilvG gene encoding acetolactate synthase 2 catalytic subunit → MAQQITGSQALLKALQHHGVAHVFGYPGGAIMPIYDALYDSEIKHFLCRHEQGASFSAVGYARASGKVGVCFATSGPGATNLITGLADAMADSIPVIAITGQVATAAMGGDAFQEVDIIGLSLACTKHCFQVKRAEDIPSIVAKAFEIATSGRQGPVLIDIPKDLQIAKFDAPAFPLGHAQKQSKEPANAGKALALLAQAKKPILYVGGGVGMAEAVPELRAFMKTTNMPSVSTLKGLGTANPFCPYYLGMLGMHGTKAANLAVQEADLLLAVGARFDDRVTGKLAEFAPNAKIIHLDIDPAEVNKRRVADASMLGDLKVNLNALAIPLDINDWRERCEQYKRDFKWQYETPHKGIFAPAMLKQLSIKMGENAVVTTDVGQHQMWAAQHMLFTNPKNFLTSGGLGTMGFGLPAAIGAQVSRPNDTVIAVTGDGSFMMNVQELSTIKRFNLPVKIVLIDNERLGMVRQWQQLFFDQRYSETDLSDNPDFVALAQAFGMQAKRVTEKVEVEDAIDDMLAHKGPYLLQVCIDALENVWPLVPPETANDKMLEST
- a CDS encoding CC0125/CC1285 family lipoprotein, translated to MKYAIAIASVFLIASCATPYAKYSWASGTGYSSSQLGDKVFSVSFQGDGSTDIQRAKDFALLRSAEISWQHRCSHFIILGSSQQVTQSTVTTPKTTSTNYYSGVAQTTTSGGYTYSIAAPSTSNTIMCFSEKPEGFSYSVDFIMKSLKTKYNL
- a CDS encoding YifB family Mg chelatase-like AAA ATPase codes for the protein MALACVYSRARLGLHSPLVTIEVHLANGLPAFNIVGLPETSVKESKDRVRSALINCGYEFPSKRITVNLAPADLPKEGGRFDLPIAVGILAASGQLPAHCTQDVEYAGELALSGELRPIVGEIPLALASAKAERPLFMPYQNASMASRVSNATIFGVEHLVQLFPHFMGQKQLLPQEHEQVVEQPSYCSEDMADVIGQPLAKRALEIAASGNHNLLFVGPPGTGKTMLATRLNSILPHMTEAEAIETSAIRSITQHVEANNWYKRPFRSPHHTASAAALIGGGSHPKPGEVSLAHNGVLFLDELPEFERKVLDVLREPMESGEVTISRALQKQTFPANFQLVAAMNPSPTGFYNDNRSTPEQVLRYLNRLSGPFLDRIDIQIEVTRLPKGLFGDTAVQEESSACVRERVLQCREIQIARQGMPNADLSASDIRQYCMLSKADHEFLELAVEKLGLSTRTHHKIIKIARTIADMAKHTKINQQHLMEALSYRAMDRILRHLTEAVSA